The genomic DNA CTGGATCTTGGCTTCCATGCCGGCAAACGGGTCTTCCGGGTCCAGGCGTTCGAGGTCCTGGAGCTCGGCGCCGCGCTCAATCCGCACCCGGCGTGAGAGCAGGTACTGCGTGAGGATGCGTTCGGTTTCCGTCTGGGAGAGGAACAGCAGCTGCCGGTAGGCGGAGTCCTCCAGTCCGGAATCGAAGAGGTCCACATTCAGGGTTTCCTCGGGCAGGTGCAGCTGCAGCTGCCGTGCCGGGTGGCCCGCCGCGGCCAGTTCATCACCAATACCGAAGGGGCGCAGTGCTTCGAGAGTGCGCGGCTGGATGGCAATGGCACGCGACTCGGTACCCGGTGTCTGCCGCCGGTCAATAATGCGGAAACTCGCGCCGAAAGCGCTGAGCTGGGCGGCCAGAGCCAGGCCGGTAGGGCCGGCGCCGACAATCAGGACGTCGACGTCGAAGGAAGGGTCTGCGCTGTTATCGTGGGCCGCCATGCTCTCAGCCTAGTCTTGACCCTGAGCGCAGTTCCACTTTAGCCTTTCGGTAAACTTTTGATTACCTACAGATAACAGGGGTGCGGGCAACGACGCCCGCGCCGGATCCGGAGAACCCCATGGACAACCTTCCCCGCGTCAGCGCCAACGGCAACACCGGTCCGGTGGATGCTGCGCTGGTTCCGCGCTACGCCGGCGCTGCCACATTTGCCCGGCTGCCCCGGCTGGACCAGGTGGAGCGCACCGATGTGGCCGTGGTGGGTGTGCCCTTTGACAGTGGCGTCTCCTACCGGCCGGGCGCACGGTTCGGCGGCAACCATGTCCGGGAAGCAAGCCGCCTGCTGCGCCCCTACAATCCGGCGCTCGACGCATCACCGTTTGGAAACCTGCAGGTGGCGGACGCCGGTGACATGGCGGTGAACCCGTTCAGCATTCATGAGGCCATTGAGACCGTGCAGCAGAACGCCCTGGACCTGACCGGCGGAGGGGCGAGACTGCTGACCCTGGGCGGGGACCACACCATTGCCCTCCCGCTGCTCCGCGCCGCTGCAGAACGCGCCGGGACCCCGGTGGCCCTGCTGCACTTTGATGCACACCTGGACACCTGGGATACCTATTTCGGCGCCGAATACACACACGGAACCCCGTTCCGCCGGGCCGTGGAGGAAGGCATCCTGGACACCGACGCCCTGTCCCATGTGGGTACCCGGGGGCCCTTGTACGGCAAGAAGGATCTCGAAGAGGACCGACGGTTCGGCTTTGGCATCGTGACGTCCTCCGACGTCCTCCGCCAGGGGGTGGATGAGGTGGTGGCGAAACTGCGGGAGCGGATCGGCGACCGGCCGCTCTATATCTCCGTGGATATTGACGTCCTGGACCCGGCCCACGCCCCGGGAACCGGCACTCCCGAAGCCGGAGGCCTGACCAGCCGGGAACTGCTGGAGATCCTGCGCGGACTACGCGGACTGAACCTGGTGGGGGCCGACGTCGTCGAAGTCGCCCCCGCCTACGACCATGCCGATATCACCGCCGTGGCGGCCTCGCATGTCGCCTATGACCTGATCACCCTGATGGGGCTTTCCGCATGAGCGCCGGAGCCGGCACCGCACCTGCCCGCAACGGCGGCGACCTGGTGGTGGAAACACTCGAAGCCCTGGGCGCCACGAAGGTGTTCGGGATTCCCGGCCAGCACGCGCTGGGACTCTTTGACGCCCTGTCCCGCTCGCGGCTGGAGTTCATTTCCTCCCGGGTGGAAAACAACTCAGCCTTCGCAGCCGACGGCTTTTCCCGGGCCACCGGACAGGTGGGGGTGGTGTTCCTGTCCACCGGCCCCGGGGCACTGACCGCGCTGGCGGGCCTGCAGGAAGCCTATGCCACCGGTGTACCCCTGATTGTGGTGGCCAGCCAGCTGCCGATCGAGGGGCTGGGCGCCCGGCGGAGGGGCATGCTGCACCAGCTCGATGACCAGAAGGCCTCCGCTGCCAACGTCACCAAGAGCCAGCGGCTGATCCAGCACGCTTCCGGCATTCCGTCCGCCATCCAGGATGCCTGGACCGAGGCCATCTCCTCCCCGATGGGTCCGGTGTGGATCGAGGTGCCGCAAAACGTCCTGCTGAATCCCGTGCTGGTGCCGGCGGTGGAGGACGCCCTGGCCGAGCCATTCGACAATCCTCCGCGCAGTGAACTGGTGAAGGAAGCCGTTCAGTGGCTGTCCGGTGCCCGGCGTCCGGCCATTATTGCCGGCGGGGGAGTGCGCCGCAGCGGGGCCGGGCAGTCCCTGCTCTCGATCGCCGAGAAACTCCACGCGCCGGTGATCTGTACCCCGGGCGGCAATGGTGCCTTCCCCTGGGAACATCCCCTGTCCCTGCAGTCGTGGATGGAGGACCGGCATATGACCGACCTGCTGGAGGACGCTGACGTGCTGCTGGTCATCGGGTCCTCGCTGGGTGAAGTGACCTCCAATTACTTCACCATGGCACCGCGCGGCCGGATCATCCAGATCGACGCCGAACCGCGGGTGCTGGAGTCCAACGCACCGGCCCTTGGCATCCGCGCCGATGCACGGCAGGCACTGGAAGCACTTGATGCTGCACTGCCTGCGGCCGCAGCCGAACTCCCGGACTGGCACGGACAGACCGCCCGGGAAGCGGTCGCCGCGGCCCTGGACCGGGTGCAGGCACGGCTGGATGCCCAGGACCTCGCCCTGGAGCGCCGGTTCATGGCCGATATCCGGGCCGCCGTTCCGGATGCAATGCAGACCTACTGGGACATGACCATTTCCGCGTACTGGGCCTGGAGCTGCTGGGACGCCCGGTCCGGGCAGTTCCACTCCGCCCAGGGCGCCGGCGGACTCGGGTACGGCTTCCCGGGCGCCATCGGCGGGGCCCTCGGCCTGGGGGAGCGGGTGCTGGCGGTGTCAGGGGACGGCTCCGCAATGTACTCCATAGCCGAGCTGGCCACCGCCCGCCAGCACGACGCCGCCGTGACCTGGCTGATTGTCGACGACGGCGGGTACGGGATCCTGCGCGAATACATGGAGGACGCCTTTGGCAAGGCCACGGCAACGGAGCTGGCGCGGCCGGACTTTGTGAAGCTCGCCGAATCCTTCGGGGTTCCGGCCCGCCGCTGTTCACCCGCAGGTATCCGTGAAGCCCTCGAGGAGTCCTTCACTGCGGAGGGCCCCAACGTTGTGGTGGTGGAGGCACGGATAGGACTTTTCGCCCCCACCCATCTGGCCTAGCGTTCCGTGGCGTTTAGTTAGTTGACCTAGTCAAATTCCGGCGTATAGTTGCCTAGGTCAACTATCGATCCGTCCGGAGGAATCCCATGCCCGTGCAGCAGGCAACGGCGGAAGACCTGACCCGGAAAGTCTTCGCCCTTCAACGGGCCCTGCGGTGCGTCACCCAGCTCAGCGCCGACAGCGGGGGACCCGGGGTGGCATCGCAGGGCGTCATGCGCATGATCGCCGAAGACGGTGAACTGCGGGCCACCGAGCTCGCAGCCAAACTGGGCATCGGGCCGGCAGGACTGAGCCGCCACGTCGCCGAGCTGGAAGAGCTTGGCTATGTCCGGCGCCGCCCGCACCCCCAGGACCGCCGTGCCTACCTCATCAGCCTCTCCGAACTGGGGGAAACAGTCCTGGCGCAGGCCCTGGCACACCGGGCAGCCATCCTGCAGCAAACCCTCTCCGACTGGACCGAGGAGCAGGCCCAGACGGCATCGAACTCTATCGGGGCACTCTCCGACACTCTCTTTTCTTCCTTCCGCACCGCCGGTACGTCCCGTTCAACACCTGGCGCGTCCGATTCCATGCCTACTCCGCAGGAGCAAACAGCTAAGTGACCGAAACCAAGACAGCAAAGACAGCCAGGACAAAACACGTACCCGGCGAGATGAGCCACCGCCAGATCCTGCAGGCCCTCACCGGCCTGCTCGCCGCCCTCTTTACGGCAATGCTGAGCACCACCATCGTGGCCAATGCACTGCCCACCATCATGGGTGAACTGCATGGAACCCAGACGGACTTCGCCTGGGTGGTCACCGCGGCGCTGCTGGCCAACGCGGTGAGCACGCCGATCTGGGGCAAGCTCGCTGACCTGTTCAGCAAAAAGCTGCTGGTGCAGCTGAGCATCGTGGTCTTCGTGGCCGGTTCGGTGCTGGCCGGGTTCTCGCACAACATGGAGCTGCTGCTGACAGCCCGCGTGATCCAGGGCCTCGGCATGGGCGGACTCACGGCACTGGCACAGGCGATCATCGGATCCATCATTCCGCCGCGCGAACGCGGCCGGTACTCCGGGTACATGGGTGCCGTGATGGCCGTGGCCACTGCGGGCGGCCCGCTGCTGGGCGGCTTCATTGTGGACAGCCCGCTGGGCTGGCGCTGGACCTTCTTCCTCTGCGTTCCCCTCGCCGTCGTCGCCCTGGTCCTGCTGCAGATCACCCTGCGCCTGGAGCACGTGCGGCGCCCGGCGCGGATCGACTGGCTGGGCTCCATCCTGCTCACCGCAGGAATCTCGCTGCTGCTGATCTGGGTCTCCTTCGCCGGCAAGGCCGGCTACTACGAGTGGTGGTCCTGGGAAACGGCCGCCATGGTGGGCGGCTCGGTGGTCCTGCTGGCCCTGCTGGTGTTCGTTGAGTCCAAGGTTCCCGAACCCATCATTCCGCTGAAGATCATCTCCCAGCGCACCACCGCCCTGGCCATCATCGCCTCCGTGGCCGTGGGCATCGCCATGTTCGGTTCCACCACCTTCCTCGGCCAGTACTTCCAGCTGGCCCGCGGCTTCACCCCCACCGAAGCCGGCCTGCTGATGCTGCCCATGATTGCCGGCAACCTGCTCGGGTCCGTGGGATCGGGCCTGCTGATCACCCGGTTCGGCAAATGGAAGCGCTACCTGATCATCGGTACCCTTCTGGTCATTCTCGGTACCGGGCTCGCGGGCATTATTGACCACGAAACCGAGATGGTCCTGGTCAGCCTGTTCATCTTTATCCTCGGTGTCGGCATGGGCCTGCTGATGCAGAACCTGGTCCTCGCCGTGCAGAACACGGTGAAAGTCACCGAAGTCGGCTCCGCCAGCGCCTCGGTGGCCTTCTTCCGCACGGTTGGCGGCGCCATCGGCGTCTCCGTCCTGGGCGCCGTGCTGTCCAGTTCGGTGAGCAACCGGGTCACCCGGGAACTGACCGATGCGGGCATCCCGACCGAGGGCGGCGGCACCACTGCCACCCTGGACATCGCGGAGCTGCCGGCGCAGGTGCAGACGTTCTTCCGGATCGCGTATGCCGAAGGAACCGCTGACATCTTCCGCATCGCAGCGGCCGTTGCCGTGATCGCTTTGGTGGCTGTGCTGTTCATCAAGGAACAGGCGCTGCGCCGGACGCTGGACATCAAACCGACCTCCGCCAGCCCGGTGGAACCGGGCCTGACCGGAGGCAGCGAAATGCTGCAGACCGGCGCCATGGCCGCGGTTCCGGCCGCCCGCACAGCGGAAACGGAGGCTTCCCGGCAGGCGGCCAACGCCGGAAACGCGGGCGACGGACAGACCCCGGGCGCGAGCCCGAAACAGTAAGGCGGGAAGCGCGCCGGCACCTACTGCATGGTGAACCGGCGCGCCACTGCTCCGGCCAGCGCCGGGCTGCGGAACATCCGTTCCAGGCCGGCGTTGCGCAGGGCCATCACCCCCACAGGCAGGGGGCGGCCCAGCATCATGTTTACCCGGGCCTGGGCTGACGCCACCACCGCATCGCGGCGGCGGTCCCGTTCAAAGCCCCGCAGCCGCGTGCCGACCGGTTCGCCCTGCAGGGCAGCGGCGATCAGCGGTGCCACGGCCGCCGCGTCCAGCCAGCCCAGGTTCATGCCCTGCCCGCCGATGGGACTGATCACATGGGCCGCATCACCGATCAGCAACGTCCGGCCCCGGACCAGGCGTTCGGCGCGGCCAATCCGCACCCCGAAGGCGCTGAGCATCGAGTTCCGCGTTGCGTCCAGCCGGTGCCCGGTGCGGTGGCGCACCATGGCCGCCAGATCAGCGGCGGAGGCATCTGTGGCCAGCGCATCGGTATGCACCACCCAGCGGCGCAGGCCTCCGGGCAGGGGGAAGGACTCAACTATGCCCTCCGGTTCCAGATACAGCACGCCCAGCGAGCCGTCGGACGTGTCATCGGGAAAGTCGCCCATCAGATAGGTATCCGGAAGCAGCCGCGAGGACCACGGTGTCCCCAGGGCGGTGCGAATGGAGGAGCGTGCACCGTCGGCGGCCACCAGCAGTGAGGCCGTGGAAGTGAAGGCGGATCCGTCGTCTGCGGTACCGTGCACGCGCACCGAGGGGCCGTCCTCCTCGAAGGATTCGACGCGGGCCCCGCGGACCAGGGCCTGCGGGTCCAGTGCCTGCAACCGCTCCTTCAATAGTTCCTCGGTGCGCACCTGCGGCAGGGTGAGGACATACGGATAACGGGCCGAAGCAGCGGCGAATCCCAACCGGGCAACTGTCCGTCCCGCGCTGCGTGCCTCGCCGTGGCTGATCTGCACCCCTTCCCGGGCCATGGCCCCGGCGATCCCGGCCAGGGCCAGGGATTCCAGCGCCGGGGGATGCACCCCGATGGCCCGCGAATGCGCGCTGCGTACCTGACGCTGTTCCAGCACCTGGACCGATACCCCTGCCTGAAGCAGCAGGATGGCCAGGTACATTCCCACCGGTCCGCCGCCCGCGATCACGACGTCGGCAGCAGGCCGCGGCAGGAGGGGCGGCGGCGCGTCCGGCAGTGGGGATGGGAGCGCCGTGGGAGCCGGGGCTGTCGCCACGCGGATCACGCCTCCTTGGACAGGCCGGGGACCCGCCCGGGCGGCGGACAGAACAGCAGGTTCTGCCAGGGTCGGTGCTGCCGTCCCTGCCAGCCCGGCGGAGTTACCGTGAGCAGTTCCTCCCGGGTAAAGCTGCGCCGGATCGAGGTCAGTCCGTCTGCACGGATGAACGAGCCGGGGAAAAAGGGCCGGGTCCCGATGGAGAAGAGGGCATACGCCCAGGGGTTGCGTTCAATGTCGCTGTGCAGGCTCAGGTGCCGGGCCAGCTGCCGTGAATCCGCCAGCAGGGCCTGCATTTGTTCCGGGGTGAGGTGGTGCAGCATGTGGTTGGAGATCACTACATCGAAAACCTGCCCCTCAGCCACCAGGTCGGAACTGAAGGCCTGACGGAAGGTCAGTCCTTTGACCGCCGGCTGGGCGGAAGCGAAGGCGTGGGCCCGGGGATCGGGGTCAATTCCGGTGATTTCCACGTCGAGGCCGTCCCGCCGGGCCCAGCGGGCCAGGCTGCGGGCTACGTCGCCGCCTCCGGAGCCGATGTCCAGCAGGCTCCCGCCGCCCGCTTCACGGAAGAGGGGGCGAAGGTAGCGGACATAGTTGCGCCGCCACCCGGAGACCACCGCATTAATGAGCCAGAACTGGGCATAGGTTCGCTCGAGGCGGCGCGGGTCGGCGTCCGGGCGGTCCATTTCCTCCACCGCGTCCACCGCCCGCTCTGCCAGGGACGGAAAGCCAGGCGTCATACGGCCGCAGGAACGCCCAGCGGCGCCGCCCGGTCCGCCTGCTCTGCTGAACCGGGCTGCACCGGCCCGCCAACGCGGGTGAACAGCCCCGTCTCCACCGTGAGTCCGGGCCCGAAGGCCATGGAGCAGATCCGCTCATTACCGCCATTGAAGGGCAGGTCCAGGATGCGTTTGAGCACAAACAGCACGGTGGCGCTGCTCATGTTTCCTACCGTGCGCAGGGTTTCCCGCGCCGGGTGCAGCTGCTCCTCGCTGAGTTCGAGTTTGGTTTCCACCTTGTCGAGGATGCTGCGTCCGCCCGGGTGGATGGCCCAATGCTCAATGTCGCTGTACGGGCGGCCGTTGACGGTCGGGTCGTGTGCCAGCAGGGGCTCAAGTGCCCCCACGATGTGATCATCGATGATATGCGGAACGTAGGTGCCCAGCACCATCTCAAACCCTTCGTCGCCGATGTTCCAGGCCATGGCTTCCTCGCCGACGGGCGTGAGCACGGTTTCGAAGTGGTCCAGCCGGATGGCCGGACCCGAAGCGGGGAGGTCTTCGCGGGCAGTGATGATGGCCGCCGCCGCGCCGTCGGCGAAGAGCGAGGACCCCATGATGGCATCCGGGTCATTGGAGGTGCGCACATGCAAGGAGCACAGTTCGGCGCTGACCACCAGCACCACGGCGTGGGGATCGGCGTCGCAGAAGGATTTGGCGGCCCGCATCGCCGGGAAGGCCGCATAGCAGCCCATAAAACCGAGGTGGTAGCGCTGCACCGAGGCGTTCAGGCCCAGCGCCCGGACCACCTTGTAGTCCGGTCCCGGGTTGAAGAACCCGGTGCAGGAGACGGTGATGACATGGGTGACGTCCGCCGCGGTAATTCCGGCGCATGCGTCCAGGGCCTTCGCGGCGGCTTCAATAAACAGCTTGGTGGCCTCGACTGCGAATATATCGTTGCGGACCTTGGTGCTGGGGCTTAGCAGCAGGCCGCTGCGGGCATCATAAAACTTAGGGTGTTCCGAGGTGTCATTGAGGGAAAGCTCGGCCAGCGCGGTGCGCCGGGTATCGATGGCAGCGGAATTGAAACAGGTGCGGACCAGCCGTTCGCCCAGCCGGGTCAGCCCCGGCTGCGCGGCGAACGTATCGCGGACTTCATCCTGCACCAGAACAGTGGGGGGAATTGCAGTTTCCAAGGACCTGAGGGTAACCGTCATAGTCCATTCTTAGGGGATGGTGATCTTCCGCACAATGCCCGGTGTCCCCTGACGGTTGCCCGAGGCTACCGGTTTAGCGGCTCCAGCAGGCCTTTTTCCACCACCAGTTCCACGGACAATGTTTTGTATCCCGTGGATTCGAAGAGAACCGTTACCGTGTCATTCTCGTAGCTCATCACGACGCCGGGTCCCCACTCGGCGTGCGTCACGGCGGACTGGAGCGGGAAAGGATCCTCCATTTCCCCGGTGCTCGGCGCTGCGTCCTCCACGGCCGCACCTTCGGCGGCAGCCCTGTCGCAGTTGTCGCAGTTGCCACACGGTTCGGGCAGTTCCTCGCCGAAATAGCCAAGCAGGAACTGGCGGCGGCAGCCGGAGGTCTCGGCATACTGGCGGGCCATGTCCACCCGGGACTGGTCAATGTTCTCGCGGCGTTCGGCGTAGTCCATGGCGGCGGCCACCGCATCATTGGGTGCCATTTTACGTGCCTTGTAGCCGCGTTTGGACATGCTTACGGCGCCGGCTTCCTGCAGCAGGTTCAGCAGGCCGGAGAGCCTTCTGCCGCTGACGCCCAGCTTCTGCGCGAGCTGCGCCTGCTTGATCGGGCCTCGTTCGGCGCGCAGTGCCGCCAGCAGCTGGCGCAGGGAACCCTCATCGGGGCGTTTGCTGGCGAAGAAGCGGCGCAGCCCCAGGTCCTCCGGGCGGTAGTGCAGTACGGCGGCCGACGGCAGACCGTCCCGCCCGCCGCGGCCGATCTCCTGGTAGTAGCTGTCAATGGAATCCGGGATACCGGCGTGCACCACGTAGCGGACATTGGGTTTATCGATCCCCATGCCGAAGGCGGTAGTGGCTACCACCACGTCCAGCTGGTCATCAAGGAACTGCTGGTGGACCTCTTTGCGTTCTCCGGCGGGCCGGCCGGAGTGATAGGGCGCCGTGCGCAGGCCCGCCATGGCCAGGTCCGCCGCGTATTGCTCCGTTTCCTTGCGGGTTGCCACGTAGACCAGCCCGGGATGGGTGAGTTCCGTGACGCTCTGCATCACTGCGCGGCGCTTGTCCTCGGCTTCAACGTGCATATGGACGGCCAGGTGCAGATTGGGCCGGTCGAACCCCTGGGCAATCAGGAACGGGTCCTTGAGCTGGAGTACCTCGGCGATCTCGGCCCGGACCGGGGGAGCGGCGGTGGCCGTCAGCGCCACGACGGGCCGGCCCAGCGCCTGCGCCAGCCCGCCGAGCTGAAGGTAGTCCGGCCGGAAGTCATGGCCCCAGGTTGAGACGCAGTGCGCCTCGTCAATCACGAGGATGGAAACATCCAGGCCTTTGAGCCGGTCCGAGACCTCCTGGCGGGCCAGCTGTTCGGGTGCAAGGAAGAGGAACTTGGCCCTGGTGTCCTCATTCCGGTCTTCGGCGGCAGCCCAGGCGGCATCAATGCTGCTTTGGGGCTGGCTGGAATTCAGGACGTAGGCGCGGGTGGCGCCGGCGGCCGCGTTGATCCCGTCTGCCTGGTCGCGCTGGAGTGCAATCAGCGGCGAAATGACGACGGCGATGCCCGGCAGGGTGAAGGCGGGCACCTGGTACACGGCGGATTTACCGTGTCCGGTTGGCATCACACAGAGGACGTCCCTGCCCTGTGCAACGGCGGCCATGGCCTCCAATTGTCCTTCGCGCGGGGTGTCCCAGCCGAAGATCTCCGACGCCGTCCTGATCAGGTCTTCCCGCGTGATATTCATTCATGATCCTTCAGGCGTACCGGGCCGGCTCCTGCCGGCATGAAGTAATCAGCTTACTGATGACGGGTTCCGGATGCGATTCGGCTGCGCGGCCGGGACCATTGGTACCACTGCCGGCAGAGCAGCACAATCAGCACGATTTCGACGGCGGCCCCGCCGTAGTACATCACCAGGGCGCCCTGCTCCGCGGCTGCCGGCTCAATGCCCGGCGGCGGGTCAGCGTAGATGCCTTTGGCCAGGATGTTGTGGGCGGCAATGGAGAGGATCAGGACCACGGCACGCAACCGGTATCCGGCCCGGTGCGGTGACGGGTCCCGGCCAATGATCGAGGCGGTGAAGA from Arthrobacter zhangbolii includes the following:
- the speB gene encoding agmatinase, which gives rise to MDNLPRVSANGNTGPVDAALVPRYAGAATFARLPRLDQVERTDVAVVGVPFDSGVSYRPGARFGGNHVREASRLLRPYNPALDASPFGNLQVADAGDMAVNPFSIHEAIETVQQNALDLTGGGARLLTLGGDHTIALPLLRAAAERAGTPVALLHFDAHLDTWDTYFGAEYTHGTPFRRAVEEGILDTDALSHVGTRGPLYGKKDLEEDRRFGFGIVTSSDVLRQGVDEVVAKLRERIGDRPLYISVDIDVLDPAHAPGTGTPEAGGLTSRELLEILRGLRGLNLVGADVVEVAPAYDHADITAVAASHVAYDLITLMGLSA
- a CDS encoding thiamine pyrophosphate-binding protein, which gives rise to MSAGAGTAPARNGGDLVVETLEALGATKVFGIPGQHALGLFDALSRSRLEFISSRVENNSAFAADGFSRATGQVGVVFLSTGPGALTALAGLQEAYATGVPLIVVASQLPIEGLGARRRGMLHQLDDQKASAANVTKSQRLIQHASGIPSAIQDAWTEAISSPMGPVWIEVPQNVLLNPVLVPAVEDALAEPFDNPPRSELVKEAVQWLSGARRPAIIAGGGVRRSGAGQSLLSIAEKLHAPVICTPGGNGAFPWEHPLSLQSWMEDRHMTDLLEDADVLLVIGSSLGEVTSNYFTMAPRGRIIQIDAEPRVLESNAPALGIRADARQALEALDAALPAAAAELPDWHGQTAREAVAAALDRVQARLDAQDLALERRFMADIRAAVPDAMQTYWDMTISAYWAWSCWDARSGQFHSAQGAGGLGYGFPGAIGGALGLGERVLAVSGDGSAMYSIAELATARQHDAAVTWLIVDDGGYGILREYMEDAFGKATATELARPDFVKLAESFGVPARRCSPAGIREALEESFTAEGPNVVVVEARIGLFAPTHLA
- a CDS encoding MDR family MFS transporter, with protein sequence MSHRQILQALTGLLAALFTAMLSTTIVANALPTIMGELHGTQTDFAWVVTAALLANAVSTPIWGKLADLFSKKLLVQLSIVVFVAGSVLAGFSHNMELLLTARVIQGLGMGGLTALAQAIIGSIIPPRERGRYSGYMGAVMAVATAGGPLLGGFIVDSPLGWRWTFFLCVPLAVVALVLLQITLRLEHVRRPARIDWLGSILLTAGISLLLIWVSFAGKAGYYEWWSWETAAMVGGSVVLLALLVFVESKVPEPIIPLKIISQRTTALAIIASVAVGIAMFGSTTFLGQYFQLARGFTPTEAGLLMLPMIAGNLLGSVGSGLLITRFGKWKRYLIIGTLLVILGTGLAGIIDHETEMVLVSLFIFILGVGMGLLMQNLVLAVQNTVKVTEVGSASASVAFFRTVGGAIGVSVLGAVLSSSVSNRVTRELTDAGIPTEGGGTTATLDIAELPAQVQTFFRIAYAEGTADIFRIAAAVAVIALVAVLFIKEQALRRTLDIKPTSASPVEPGLTGGSEMLQTGAMAAVPAARTAETEASRQAANAGNAGDGQTPGASPKQ
- a CDS encoding class I SAM-dependent methyltransferase — encoded protein: MTPGFPSLAERAVDAVEEMDRPDADPRRLERTYAQFWLINAVVSGWRRNYVRYLRPLFREAGGGSLLDIGSGGGDVARSLARWARRDGLDVEITGIDPDPRAHAFASAQPAVKGLTFRQAFSSDLVAEGQVFDVVISNHMLHHLTPEQMQALLADSRQLARHLSLHSDIERNPWAYALFSIGTRPFFPGSFIRADGLTSIRRSFTREELLTVTPPGWQGRQHRPWQNLLFCPPPGRVPGLSKEA
- a CDS encoding MarR family winged helix-turn-helix transcriptional regulator — encoded protein: MPVQQATAEDLTRKVFALQRALRCVTQLSADSGGPGVASQGVMRMIAEDGELRATELAAKLGIGPAGLSRHVAELEELGYVRRRPHPQDRRAYLISLSELGETVLAQALAHRAAILQQTLSDWTEEQAQTASNSIGALSDTLFSSFRTAGTSRSTPGASDSMPTPQEQTAK
- a CDS encoding RecQ family ATP-dependent DNA helicase; translated protein: MNITREDLIRTASEIFGWDTPREGQLEAMAAVAQGRDVLCVMPTGHGKSAVYQVPAFTLPGIAVVISPLIALQRDQADGINAAAGATRAYVLNSSQPQSSIDAAWAAAEDRNEDTRAKFLFLAPEQLARQEVSDRLKGLDVSILVIDEAHCVSTWGHDFRPDYLQLGGLAQALGRPVVALTATAAPPVRAEIAEVLQLKDPFLIAQGFDRPNLHLAVHMHVEAEDKRRAVMQSVTELTHPGLVYVATRKETEQYAADLAMAGLRTAPYHSGRPAGERKEVHQQFLDDQLDVVVATTAFGMGIDKPNVRYVVHAGIPDSIDSYYQEIGRGGRDGLPSAAVLHYRPEDLGLRRFFASKRPDEGSLRQLLAALRAERGPIKQAQLAQKLGVSGRRLSGLLNLLQEAGAVSMSKRGYKARKMAPNDAVAAAMDYAERRENIDQSRVDMARQYAETSGCRRQFLLGYFGEELPEPCGNCDNCDRAAAEGAAVEDAAPSTGEMEDPFPLQSAVTHAEWGPGVVMSYENDTVTVLFESTGYKTLSVELVVEKGLLEPLNR
- a CDS encoding FAD-dependent oxidoreductase codes for the protein MATAPAPTALPSPLPDAPPPLLPRPAADVVIAGGGPVGMYLAILLLQAGVSVQVLEQRQVRSAHSRAIGVHPPALESLALAGIAGAMAREGVQISHGEARSAGRTVARLGFAAASARYPYVLTLPQVRTEELLKERLQALDPQALVRGARVESFEEDGPSVRVHGTADDGSAFTSTASLLVAADGARSSIRTALGTPWSSRLLPDTYLMGDFPDDTSDGSLGVLYLEPEGIVESFPLPGGLRRWVVHTDALATDASAADLAAMVRHRTGHRLDATRNSMLSAFGVRIGRAERLVRGRTLLIGDAAHVISPIGGQGMNLGWLDAAAVAPLIAAALQGEPVGTRLRGFERDRRRDAVVASAQARVNMMLGRPLPVGVMALRNAGLERMFRSPALAGAVARRFTMQ
- a CDS encoding type III polyketide synthase, whose translation is MTVTLRSLETAIPPTVLVQDEVRDTFAAQPGLTRLGERLVRTCFNSAAIDTRRTALAELSLNDTSEHPKFYDARSGLLLSPSTKVRNDIFAVEATKLFIEAAAKALDACAGITAADVTHVITVSCTGFFNPGPDYKVVRALGLNASVQRYHLGFMGCYAAFPAMRAAKSFCDADPHAVVLVVSAELCSLHVRTSNDPDAIMGSSLFADGAAAAIITAREDLPASGPAIRLDHFETVLTPVGEEAMAWNIGDEGFEMVLGTYVPHIIDDHIVGALEPLLAHDPTVNGRPYSDIEHWAIHPGGRSILDKVETKLELSEEQLHPARETLRTVGNMSSATVLFVLKRILDLPFNGGNERICSMAFGPGLTVETGLFTRVGGPVQPGSAEQADRAAPLGVPAAV